Below is a window of Terriglobus sp. RCC_193 DNA.
TGTTCCCTGTTCCCTCTGCTGAGGAGAACGAAGATGGCAGTTCTGGTAAACAACGAAACCCGCCTCATTGTGCAGGGCATCACCGGCCGCGAAGGCACTTATCACGCCAAGGGCTGCCAGGAGTACGGCACCAAGGTTGTCGGCGGCGTAACCCCCGGTAAGGGCGGCACCACGCATGAAGGCTGGCCCGTATTCAACACGGTGGAAGAAGCCGTGAAGGCAACCGGCGCAAACGCCACCATGATCTTCGTTCCGCCTCCGTTTGCGGCGGACGGCATCATGGAAGCCGTTGCCGCGGAGATCCCGCTGGTCGTCTGCATCACCGAAGGTATCCCAGTGCTGGACATGGTGAAGGCGTGGACCGTCGTGCAGGATTCCAGGTCCATCCTGATTGGGCCCAACTGCCCCGGCGTCATCTCGCCTGGCATGGCCAAGATCGGCATCATGCCCGGTCGCATTCACAAGCAGGGCCACGTCGGCATCGTCTCCCGTTCTGGAACGCTCACCTATGAGGCCGTCCATCAGCTCACGCAGCGCGGCATCGGCCAGTCCACCGCCATCGGCATCGGCGGCGACCCCATCATCGGCACCAAACACATTGACGCCATCAAGATGCTCAACGACGACCCCGACACCGAGGCCATCGTCATGATCGGCGAAATCGGCGGCACCAACGAAGAGCTGGCAGCCGAGTACATCAAGGCGCACGTGAAGAAGCCCGTCGTCGGCTTCATCGCAGGTCAGACAGCGCCTCCGGGACGCCGCATGGGCCACGCCGGAGCCATCATCAGTGGCGGTGAAGGCACAGCCGAAAGCAAGATGGAAGCCATGACTGCCGCCGGGATCCACGTGGTGAAATCGCCCGCCGACATTGGAGAAACCATGGCGCGGGTACTCGGAAAGTAAACCTTCCTAACCATCAGCCTCTCAGGGGACGCCACACGGCGTCCCCTGTTGTCTTTCCCGGTCCCTCTTTCACCGCCTCAAAGAACCGTGTTACCCGGAGAAACCCTTTAAATCCCTGAAAAGACGCCACAGCCATCTTTTGCATCCATCTTGAGTAGCAGGGTTGCTTGACGGAGCTTCGTTGCCTTGGAGAAGCAGCAATGGAAAGGCCGGGACGACGAAGGGACGTGGAGAAAACACCGCAAAACATTGCGGATGACCTTTTGTCGCATGTAACCGTTGCGGTCTTTGCAATAGATGCGCAAGGCATCTGCACCCACGTGAATCCGGCCGCCGCCAGGATGTTCGGCTATGAAGTTTCCGAACTCCTGGGTGCAGACATCCACGCCCTTCTGCACGCCCGTCACGCAGACGGAAGCGTCTACGACCGCAACTCCTGCCCCTTCCTTCAATCCGCCACCACAGGCGAAAAGATTCGCAACGTGAACGAGGTCTTGTGGTCCCGCTCAGGCAAGCCCATCCATGTGTTTGGGTCTTCCGTCCCGCTGCCCAACGGCAAAGGAACAGTGGTCACGATTCAGGACGGCACCTCGCTACACCACCTGCAGGAACGTCTGGAGCACGCCCAGTACGAGCAGACGGAAGCGCTGCGCCAACGCGACGCCGCGGCCCGCATCGAACGCGACCTTGCCAGGGAAAAGGAACTGCATCAGCGAGAAATCGCCGTAGCAACCGAACGCGCCGCCACACAGCAGCTCCGGGCGCAGCAACGCGCCGCCGAGGATCGTCTTCTGGAATCGGAGAAACTGGCCGCGGTAGGACGTCTCGCAGCCTCCATCTCCCACGAGATCAACAACCCTCTCGAAGCCGTCACCAACCTGCTTTATATCGTGCGGCATGACACATCCCTCTCCAGCGAATCGGACGAATACCTGCGCCAGGC
It encodes the following:
- the sucD gene encoding succinate--CoA ligase subunit alpha, which translates into the protein MAVLVNNETRLIVQGITGREGTYHAKGCQEYGTKVVGGVTPGKGGTTHEGWPVFNTVEEAVKATGANATMIFVPPPFAADGIMEAVAAEIPLVVCITEGIPVLDMVKAWTVVQDSRSILIGPNCPGVISPGMAKIGIMPGRIHKQGHVGIVSRSGTLTYEAVHQLTQRGIGQSTAIGIGGDPIIGTKHIDAIKMLNDDPDTEAIVMIGEIGGTNEELAAEYIKAHVKKPVVGFIAGQTAPPGRRMGHAGAIISGGEGTAESKMEAMTAAGIHVVKSPADIGETMARVLGK
- a CDS encoding nitrogen regulation protein NR(II); this translates as MEKTPQNIADDLLSHVTVAVFAIDAQGICTHVNPAAARMFGYEVSELLGADIHALLHARHADGSVYDRNSCPFLQSATTGEKIRNVNEVLWSRSGKPIHVFGSSVPLPNGKGTVVTIQDGTSLHHLQERLEHAQYEQTEALRQRDAAARIERDLAREKELHQREIAVATERAATQQLRAQQRAAEDRLLESEKLAAVGRLAASISHEINNPLEAVTNLLYIVRHDTSLSSESDEYLRQAEEELARVTQIVSQTLRFQRAGTIPTEVVPEALIDSVLSLHQGRLHHRRIQIHRRHRPSTAFRCAEGDVRQILNNLVGNAIDAMSQEGGTLTLRTAPARDRHTGQSGIRILVSDTGHGMPRHTSAHIFEPFYTTKGARGSGLGLWISSTLAIRMGGRISMRSRTGGGSHGGTTFSVFIPDAVVIEQQSSEDERIARAA